Proteins from one Setaria italica strain Yugu1 chromosome V, Setaria_italica_v2.0, whole genome shotgun sequence genomic window:
- the LOC101781371 gene encoding PLASMODESMATA CALLOSE-BINDING PROTEIN 3 codes for MESDAAPRSTTTTSTARIQRRRARERKGGRSPSSVRNSLHALRMATPVFLLLLLAMAFRGSDGAWCVCRSDATDTALQKTLDYACGHGADCAAVLPTGPCYSPTSVQAHCSYAANSYFQRNSQASGATCDFGGTANLTDTDPSSGTCKYPATPSEAGTSGNSTGAGAGTGTSPPGSTSNPATTPSMGGTFTTPVGASGPTPSFVSAATAAAFAGRHVLLLAVVSVLAFLVR; via the exons ATGGAGTCTGACGCCGCGCCGCgctctactactactactagcaCAGCGCGGATTCAGCGGCGCCGagctagagagagaaagggggggCGCTCCCCGTCAAGTGTCCGGAACAGCCTCCACGCTCTAAGGATGGCAACTCCGGTGTTCTTGCTGCTCTTGCTGGCCATGGCGTTCAGAGGATCAG ACGGGGCGTGGTGCGTGTGCCGGTCGGACGCCACGGACACGGCGCTGCAGAAGACGCTGGACTACGCGTGCGGGCACGGCGCGGACTGCGCCGCCGTGCTCCCGACCGGGCCGTGCTACAGCCCCACCTCGGTGCAAGCGCACTGCTCCTACGCCGCCAACAGCTACTTCCAGCGGAACAGCCAGGCCAGCGGCGCCACCTGCGACTTCGGCGGCACCGCCAACCTCACCGACACAGACCCCA GCTCTGGAACCTGCAAATACCCTGCGACTCCGAG CGAAGCGGGGACAAGCGGCAACTctaccggcgccggcgccggcaccggcacgTCGCCGCCAGGCTCCACAAGTAACCCGGCCACGACGCCCAGCATGGGAGGGACCTTCACGACACCGGTCGGCGCGTCTGGACCCACACCCAGCTTCGTcagcgctgccaccgccgccgcgttcgCTGGTCgccacgtcctcctcctcgccgtcgtctcCGTCCTGGCTTTCTTGGTGCGCTAG
- the LOC101780962 gene encoding uncharacterized protein LOC101780962, whose protein sequence is MRKLCPNLDRDDSLDTVLEVPIPDDMLINAPGADKRRGAGGANMRAWLKNQAFDRATVDGHASATAELQLFLNVVGSPLIPCPVPHDRAFSRSIRDSSIQASTAKYIIQQYIAAMGGQAALQGVRSMYAVGKVRMCASEFHLGDQNVTAAQGRAEVGGFVLWQKTPEVWFFELIMAGHKMSAGSDGKVAWRQSAAEQSHVSRGPPRPLRRSLQGLDPRSIANLFSDAVCIGEKILNGEECFILKLEAGAMTLRARSAPAFDIIHHTVWGYFSQRTGLLIQLEDSHLLRMKSGKGARRSENIFWETSMESVISDYRYIDGINIAHGGHTAVTLFRYGEGSVNHKRKLEETWTVEEADFNVHGLTTDYFLPPADLNKDVDDQNK, encoded by the exons ATGAGGAAGCTGTGCCCGAACCTGGACCGCGACGACTCCCTGGACACCGTGCTGGAGGTGCCCATCCCCGATGACATGCTCATCAACGCCCCCGGCGCCGACaagcgccgcggcgcggggggCGCCAACATGCGCGCGTGGCTCAAGAACCAGGCCTTCGACCGCGCCACCGTCGACGGGcacgcctccgccaccgccgagctCCAGCTCTTCCTCAACGTCGTCGGGTCCCCGCTCATCCCCTGCCCAGTCCCGCACGACCGCGCCTTCAGCCGCTCCATCCGCGACTCCTCCATC caagcgtCGACGGCCAAGTACATCATCCAGCAGTACATCGCGGCAATGGGTGGGCAGGCGGCGCTGCAGGGGGTGCGGAGCATGTACGCCGTGGGGAAGGTCCGGATGTGCGCGTCCGAGTTCCACCTCGGCGACCAGAACGTCACCGCCGCGCAGGGCCGCGCCGAGGTCGGCGGCTTCGTGCTCTGGCAGAAGACCCCCGAGGTCTGGTTCTTCGAGCTCATCATGGCCGGCCACAAGATGAGCGCCGGCAGCGACGGCAAGGTCGCCTGGCGCCAGTCCGCCGCCGAGCAGTCCCACGTCTCCCGCGGCCCGCCGCGTCccctccgccgctccctccaG GGCCTGGACCCGCGCTCGATCGCGAACCTCTTCTCGGACGCGGTGTGCATCGGCGAGAAGATCCTCAACGGCGAGGAGTGCTTCATCCTGAAGCTGGAGGCCGGCGCGATGACGCTGCGGGCGCGGAGCGCGCCGGCGTTCGACATCATCCACCACACGGTGTGGGGCTACTTCAGCCAGCGCACGGGGCTGCTCATCCAGCTCGAGGACTCCCACCTGCTCCGCATGAAGTCCGGCAAGGGCGCCCGCCGCAGCGAGAACATCTTCTGGGAGACCAGCATGGAGTCCGTCATCTCCGACTACCGCTACATCGACGGCATCAACATCGCGCACGGCGGCCACACCGCCGTCACCCTCTTCCGCTACGGCGAGGGATCCGTCAACCACAAGCGCAAGCTGGAGGAGACGTGgacggtggaggaggccgaCTTCAACGTGCACGGCCTCACCACGGACTACTTCTTGCCGCCGGCAGACCTCAACAAGGACGTCGACGACCAGAATAAGTGA
- the LOC101780305 gene encoding exocyst complex component EXO70E2, which yields MMAAELVKQYSNITLGEDSEICDIKHALKALRKKILSLDFDNSMHVHDPQDSFEYLEVLYKIRRLSERLRNLDPCGEAKQLDELTVYADDLSEMAMARLEEEFVYLLTHYKQPLEQEVLSFRSTEDGSVEDFSSSSFSEEQSEGKATPNDVAGGPEYLVPDLIQPGALSAVKSIAKFMFLNGYDKECCQAYINSRQNAIDEYFASLRLDKLSIEELMNTSWTKLNILIRRWNRAMRVFIRVYLASEKRLSNHIFGELTDSTADLCFYEISFNSVIQLLSFYVSVAIGPPKTEKLFRLLDMYEVLNDLLPEAESLFESGYDDMILNEYHEALLQLGESARKTFAEFKYAIQSYTSSNAVARGEVHPLTKYVMNYIRALTAYSKTLDSILKDTDRRHLHLASDIQLMANAYPNFTATALHLQSVAAILEANLEAGSRLYRDDRLQNIFMMNNIHYMVQKVKNSDLKSFLGDDWIRVHNRKFQQHAIRYERASWNSVLSYLSDDGLCAAGDAASRKTIREKIKNFNLSFEEVYRVQTAWSVPDDQLRDDVRISISLKVIQAYRTFVGRYGSVLDGSRHRDRYIKYRPEDLETLLLDLFEGAQKSLLHSCRA from the coding sequence ATGATGGCTGCGGAGTTAGTTAAGCAGTACTCAAACATCACTTTGGGAGAAGACAGTGAGATATGTGATATTAAACATGCGCTTAAGGCATTGAGAAAGAAGATCCTTAGTTTGGATTTTGACAACTCTATGCATGTCCATGATCCACAGGACTCATTTGAGTACTTGGAAGTGCTGTACAAAATCAGACGACTGTCTGAAAGGTTAAGGAACCTAGACCCTTGTGGAGAAGCCAAACAGCTGGATGAACTCACTGTGTATGCCGATGACCTTTCTGAAATGGCAATGGCAAGGCTTGAAGAGGAATTTGTTTATCTTCTGACACATTACAAACAGCCATTAGAACAGGAAGTTCTCTCTTTTCGCTCTACAGAGGATGGCAGTGTGGAAGACTTTTCAAGCAGCTCATTCAGCGAGGAACAATCAGAAGGGAAGGCAACACCAAATGATGTCGCTGGAGGACCGGAGTATCTTGTTCCTGATTTGATTCAACCCGGTGCACTCTCTGCTGTCAAGTCCATTGCTAAATTTATGTTCCTGAATGGCTATGATAAGGAGTGTTGCCAAGCTTATATAAACTCACGGCAGAATGCAATAGATGAGTACTTTGCATCTCTTCGTCTGGACAAGCTCAGTATAGAAGAGCTTATGAACACAAGTTGGACCAAACTGAATATTTTAATAAGGAGATGGAACCGAGCAATGAGGGTTTTTATCCGAGTCTACCTTGCAAGTGAGAAGCGCCTTAGCAATCATATCTTTGGTGAACTTACAGATTCAACTGCTGACTTGTGCTTCTATGAGATTTCATTTAACTCAGTAATACAACTTCTGAGCTTTTATGTATCTGTAGCTATTGGTCCTCCAAAAACGGAAAAGCTTTTTCGTTTGCTTGATATGTATGAGGTCCTGAATGATCTTCTCCCTGAAGCTGAATCCCTGTTTGAATCAGGATATGATGATATGATCTTGAATGAGTATCATGAAGCACTACTGCAGCTGGGAGAATCTGCAAGAAAGACATTTGCAGAATTCAAGTATGCCATCCAATCATACACTTCATCAAATGCAGTGGCTCGTGGAGAAGTGCATCCACTTACAAAGTATGTTATGAACTACATAAGGGCTCTCACAGCATACAGCAAAACTCTTGATTCAATTCTCAAGGACACAGATCGAAGACACCTGCATCTTGCTTCTGACATTCAGTTGATGGCGAATGCATATCCTAATTTCACAGCAACAGCTTTGCATCTACAGTCTGTTGCCGCAATTTTGGAGGCAAATCTTGAAGCTGGTTCTAGACTGTACAGAGATGATCGATTGCAGAACATCTTTATGATGAACAACATCCACTACATGGTCCAGAAAGTGAAGAACTCGGATCTCAAAAGCTTTCTTGGCGATGACTGGATCCGGGTTCACAACAGAAAGTTTCAGCAGCATGCTATAAGATATGAGAGGGCGTCATGGAACAGTGTCCTCTCTTACCTGAGTGATGATGGCTTGTGCGCTGCTGGTGATGCTGCTTCTCGCAAAACCATCAGGGAGAAGATAAAAAATTTCAACCTATCCTTTGAAGAGGTTTATCGAGTTCAGACAGCATGGTCTGTCCCAGATGACCAACTTCGTGATGATGTCCGGATTTCAATATCACTGAAAGTTATACAGGCCTATAGGACATTCGTGGGAAGATATGGAAGCGTCCTTGATGGCTCAAGGCATCGAGATCGTTACATAAAGTATAGACCCGAGGATTTGGAGACACTTTTGCTAGATCTTTTTGAAGGAGCTCAAAAGTCACTGCTGCATTCTTGTCGAGCGTGA
- the LOC101779891 gene encoding protein CHLORORESPIRATORY REDUCTION 7, chloroplastic, producing the protein METAAATVARPPECGSTGGLLSGRRRSLLPHRRSGAVSFSTASLKRPPRIQHHGSQVCVARRRRADIQSDTYVLIEPGMEEEFVSREELEARLKGWLEKWPRDALPPDLAKFNTVDDAVSYLVRAVCVLEIDGEVGSVQWYQVELE; encoded by the exons ATggaaacggcggcggcgaccgtaGCCCGGCCACCGGAGTGCGGCTCCACCGGCGGACTGCTCAGTG GCAGGAGGAGGTCGCTGCTGCCCCACCGGCGATCTGGTGCCGTGAGCTTTTCCACAGCCTCGCTGAAGCGACCTCCGAGAATTCAACACCACGGATCCCAG GTTTGcgtggcgcggaggcggcgagcggacATCCAGTCGGACACGTACGTGCTGATCGAGCCCGGCATGGAGGAGGAGTTCGTGTCCCGGGAGGAGCTGGAGGCGAGGCTCAAGGGCTGGCTGGAGAAGTGGCCCAGGGACGCGCTGCCACCCGACCTCGCCAAGTTCAACACGGTCGACGACGCCGTCTCCTACCTCGTCAGGGCCGTGTGCGTGCTCGAGATCGACGGTGAGGTCGGGTCCGTGCAGTGGTACCAGGTCGAGCTAGAATAG
- the LOC101781774 gene encoding glutathione S-transferase 1, translating into MAPMKLYGATMSWNVTRCAVALEEAGAEYEIVPINFATAEHKSPEHLARNPFGQVPALQDGDLCIWESRAICKYAARKNKPELLKEGNLVESAMVDVWMEVEANQYTCVLDAILFQCLISPMLGGTTDQKVVEDNLEKLKKVLEVYEARLTKYKYLAGDFLSLADLNHVSATLCLFATPHASVLDGYPHVKAWWSSLMERPSVQKVAALMKP; encoded by the exons ATGGCTCCGATGAAGCTGTACGGCGCGACGATGTCGTGGAACGTGACGAGGTGCGCGGTGGCGCtggaggaggccggcgccgaGTACGAGATCGTGCCCATCAACTTCGCCACCGCCGAGCACAAGAGCCCCGAGCACCTCGCCCGCAAC CCATTTGGTCAGGTTCCAGCTTTGCAAGATGGTGACTTGTGCATCTGGG AATCGCGTGCAATTTGCAAGTATGCAGCCCGTAAAAACAAACCTGAGCTGTTGAAGGAAGGCAATCTCGTGGAGTCAGCAATGGTGGATGTttggatggaggtggaggctaATCAGTACACCTGTGTGCTGGACGCCATCCTCTTCCAGTGCCTCATCAGTCCTATGCTTGGGGGAACCACCGACCAGAAGGTTGTGGAGGACAACCTTGAGAAGCTGAAGAAGGTGCTGGAGGTGTACGAGGCGCGCCTGACCAAGTACAAGTACCTGGCTGGAGACTTCCTCAGCCTTGCTGACCTTAACCATGTCTCTGCCACCCTGTGCTTGTTTGCGACACCCCACGCGTCGGTGCTTGATGGTTACCCTCATGTGAAGGCCTGGTGGTCTAGCCTGATGGAGAGGCCATCTGTTCAGAAGGTTGCGGCTCTGATGAAGCCATAA